From a single Bacillus pseudomycoides DSM 12442 genomic region:
- a CDS encoding DUF3974 domain-containing protein yields MGFFKLVLILIGVLLLVGFTIVVLLVYFGRKFYLSWAKPYKRANESIEKLSNKSTPFLQEFTQNPLFYRWIRTEGKKEKQTLNTLFCAADQRTREQVFSMLPKDKQKKVHAMAKTTKKVTNEDIDVAAMKVKDFLRQESQQSSKPTDLSFYKLYFYDRYPDALNTIQAYKRAINPSLQRTVDEITIAVLNALPYYQEHRMFEQQHKLETFLMKDLTDMLSLVAQLPPSQRPEKEEELQVYLQNFQKEMEAVERDIRDSINHDLNVKMRAAKEKFKNK; encoded by the coding sequence ATGGGCTTCTTTAAATTAGTTTTAATACTAATTGGAGTATTGCTTTTAGTAGGATTTACAATTGTTGTCTTGCTTGTGTATTTCGGCCGGAAATTTTATTTATCATGGGCGAAACCGTATAAACGAGCGAATGAATCAATTGAAAAATTATCAAATAAATCAACACCGTTCTTACAAGAATTTACGCAGAATCCGCTTTTTTATCGCTGGATTCGTACAGAGGGGAAAAAAGAAAAACAAACATTGAATACTCTTTTCTGTGCGGCGGATCAACGTACAAGAGAACAAGTTTTCTCTATGTTACCGAAAGATAAACAGAAAAAGGTACACGCTATGGCAAAAACAACGAAAAAAGTGACGAATGAAGATATCGATGTAGCAGCGATGAAAGTAAAAGATTTTTTACGACAAGAATCACAACAATCATCTAAGCCAACAGATTTATCGTTTTATAAATTGTATTTTTATGACCGTTATCCAGATGCATTAAATACAATTCAAGCGTATAAACGCGCAATCAATCCGTCACTACAAAGAACAGTCGATGAAATTACAATTGCCGTATTAAACGCACTTCCGTATTACCAAGAACATCGCATGTTTGAACAACAACACAAACTTGAAACTTTCTTAATGAAAGATTTAACGGATATGCTGTCACTAGTGGCTCAGCTACCGCCATCACAGCGTCCTGAAAAAGAAGAAGAATTGCAGGTTTACTTACAAAACTTCCAAAAAGAAATGGAAGCAGTAGAGCGTGATATTCGTGACTCCATTAATCATGATTTGAATGTGAAAATGAGAGCGGCGAAGGAAAAATTTAAGAATAAGTAA
- a CDS encoding toxic anion resistance protein encodes MTELEKKEHVSVVKDNMQVVVDTVIKDEELVELNKEADLYVQKLNSEQNTDLSKVLSQLGDLGDKEQQAAGQTLSALKRPVTAMMNGKNEEIPNTLLELRKVVSELDPNSMKASGMKKFMFKVFKKNPLETYVHKYQSIDKQIEEIIRALLIGRDNLQEDTVGLEMLKEQSHDKIHALDKQVYLGRKLAGMLEVEKQNPDRQKDIPLINDALEKILVRTRNMQQAKSVLLQSIASVDIIKKNNEKLTEAIRNAITMTQNVVTVSAAIQLALTNQRKTIDAVNATNEAIESMVLSNSQALKQNTEETTQLLENPAISMDKLRESFQNVFAAIEASEKSSERIIESSKKFVIELDTFNDEMKQKLIQRPKK; translated from the coding sequence GTGACTGAATTAGAGAAAAAAGAACATGTATCAGTAGTGAAAGATAATATGCAAGTAGTTGTTGATACAGTTATTAAAGATGAAGAGCTTGTTGAACTGAATAAAGAAGCTGATTTATATGTACAAAAGTTAAATAGTGAACAAAATACTGACCTTTCAAAAGTATTATCCCAGCTGGGAGATTTAGGAGATAAAGAGCAGCAAGCAGCAGGGCAAACATTATCAGCACTAAAACGTCCTGTTACTGCAATGATGAATGGAAAGAATGAAGAAATTCCAAATACGTTATTAGAATTACGTAAAGTGGTATCAGAACTCGATCCCAATTCAATGAAAGCATCGGGAATGAAGAAGTTTATGTTTAAGGTTTTCAAGAAAAACCCACTTGAAACGTATGTGCATAAATATCAATCTATAGATAAACAAATTGAAGAAATCATACGAGCGTTGCTTATTGGGCGTGACAACTTACAAGAGGATACAGTTGGTTTAGAAATGTTAAAAGAGCAATCACATGATAAAATTCATGCGCTTGATAAACAAGTATATTTAGGACGAAAGCTCGCTGGCATGCTTGAAGTAGAAAAGCAAAATCCAGATCGTCAAAAGGATATTCCATTAATCAATGATGCGTTAGAAAAAATTCTTGTACGTACGCGTAACATGCAGCAAGCGAAAAGTGTATTACTGCAGTCTATTGCATCTGTAGACATTATTAAGAAGAATAATGAAAAGTTGACAGAAGCAATTCGTAATGCGATTACAATGACGCAAAACGTAGTTACTGTTTCAGCAGCGATTCAGCTGGCATTAACAAATCAACGTAAGACGATTGATGCAGTGAATGCGACAAACGAAGCAATTGAATCAATGGTGTTAAGTAACTCACAAGCATTAAAACAGAATACAGAAGAAACAACACAGTTACTTGAAAACCCAGCAATCAGCATGGATAAGCTACGCGAATCATTCCAAAATGTGTTTGCAGCTATTGAAGCATCTGAGAAATCATCAGAGCGTATTATTGAATCTAGTAAAAAGTTTGTTATTGAACTCGACACATTTAATGATGAAATGAAGCAGAAGCTCATTCAGCGTCCAAAGAAATAA
- a CDS encoding class I adenylate-forming enzyme family protein has protein sequence MRIHSYFYEQAQKYPDRVVLSEQHNSWTYKELAQCVSNRASALMQDGAIPGHIFIIKLENCMEWIQDALAVSKIGGIIMPVHPDVTEIEWQTIISSTEPNWIITSKETLCQTMEPNTIPFPLRHVSSKDELYFFGYTSGSTGTPKGFVKSHQSWTSSFEGWSKAFSLIESDRVVVPLHLSYSAQLYPALQALAIGSEIVLLSKFTPEAFLKAKGSCASITPALIEPLIRHAKQKRSVQEMIPRCMISVGTKLSPIQRQKFEECFPKSFLYEYYGSSEMGYASLLTPEDARTAPETVGIPFPDVEIAFFNEKKERIVTNKENFGKLFVRSGQAFEGYIENEKQTKATFIEDWVTSHDIGFQREDGKIVLVGRDRDVIKAAGSFVYAGEIEDVLLGITGVIEAVVFSEKDENRGEIIRAVIVKEVSRELVDIQKECRQKLIAYKQPRNWTVLSRLPKKPNGKVDKMKLRAELLSNKLYNM, from the coding sequence ATGCGAATACATTCTTATTTCTATGAGCAGGCACAAAAATATCCTGATCGCGTTGTGCTTTCGGAACAACATAATAGTTGGACTTATAAAGAGTTGGCGCAATGTGTTTCAAATCGCGCATCAGCTCTTATGCAAGACGGAGCGATACCAGGGCATATTTTTATTATCAAGTTAGAAAATTGTATGGAATGGATTCAAGATGCACTTGCGGTTTCAAAAATTGGTGGAATTATAATGCCGGTTCATCCAGACGTTACCGAAATTGAATGGCAAACAATTATAAGTAGTACGGAGCCTAATTGGATTATCACATCCAAAGAGACTTTATGTCAAACAATGGAGCCTAATACCATCCCATTTCCTCTTAGACATGTGAGTAGTAAGGATGAGTTATACTTCTTTGGTTATACTTCAGGTTCAACGGGTACACCGAAAGGGTTTGTTAAAAGTCATCAATCATGGACTAGTAGTTTTGAAGGGTGGAGTAAGGCATTTTCACTAATTGAAAGCGATCGTGTAGTAGTTCCGCTACATTTATCTTATTCAGCCCAGCTATATCCGGCACTTCAGGCATTAGCTATAGGATCTGAGATTGTTTTATTATCTAAGTTCACACCAGAAGCCTTTTTAAAAGCGAAAGGATCGTGTGCTTCTATCACACCAGCTTTAATTGAACCTTTAATTCGCCATGCAAAGCAAAAACGAAGTGTGCAGGAAATGATTCCGAGGTGTATGATTTCAGTTGGGACAAAATTATCGCCTATACAAAGACAAAAATTTGAAGAATGTTTTCCTAAATCATTTTTGTATGAATATTACGGATCATCAGAAATGGGCTATGCCTCACTGTTAACACCGGAAGATGCAAGAACTGCACCTGAAACAGTCGGGATACCATTCCCAGATGTAGAGATTGCCTTTTTTAATGAGAAAAAAGAACGAATAGTAACTAATAAAGAAAACTTTGGGAAATTATTTGTTCGATCTGGTCAGGCTTTTGAAGGATATATTGAAAATGAAAAGCAAACAAAAGCAACTTTCATAGAAGATTGGGTAACATCACATGATATTGGTTTCCAAAGAGAAGATGGAAAAATTGTTTTAGTAGGTAGAGACCGAGATGTTATAAAAGCTGCTGGGAGTTTTGTGTATGCTGGTGAAATAGAGGATGTATTACTTGGAATCACCGGGGTTATAGAAGCAGTAGTGTTTTCGGAAAAAGATGAGAATCGCGGGGAAATTATACGGGCTGTTATCGTTAAGGAAGTTTCTCGAGAATTAGTAGATATTCAGAAAGAGTGCCGTCAAAAACTAATAGCATATAAGCAGCCAAGAAATTGGACTGTACTATCACGTTTACCGAAGAAGCCGAACGGAAAGGTAGACAAAATGAAATTGAGGGCCGAATTGCTAAGTAATAAACTGTATAACATGTGA
- a CDS encoding O-methyltransferase has product MNSMNSLELLLLELEKYGEEHDSKKEKREEKLRNVSREMGQFLSILIKGCSAQKILEIGTSNGYSTLWLANAAEETKGNVTTVELSSERVAEALMNFEKANLRYRIDIHNQEAGAFLDVQVNRSFDFIFLDSERTQYMWWWENIKRILEPQGFLVIDNATSHAEELAEFIQMIEEDDTFETVLLAFQKGAFVARKK; this is encoded by the coding sequence ATGAATAGTATGAATTCATTAGAATTATTGTTGTTAGAACTTGAAAAGTACGGGGAAGAGCATGATAGCAAAAAAGAAAAGCGAGAAGAAAAGTTAAGAAATGTTTCTCGTGAGATGGGACAATTTTTATCTATTTTAATAAAAGGGTGTAGTGCACAAAAAATTTTAGAAATTGGTACTTCAAATGGATATTCAACATTATGGCTGGCAAATGCGGCTGAAGAAACAAAAGGAAATGTTACAACTGTTGAGCTTTCTTCAGAAAGGGTTGCAGAGGCACTTATGAATTTTGAAAAGGCAAATCTTAGATATCGGATTGATATTCATAATCAAGAAGCAGGAGCGTTTCTAGATGTACAAGTAAATCGTTCATTTGATTTTATTTTTCTAGATTCAGAGCGTACGCAATATATGTGGTGGTGGGAAAATATAAAACGCATATTAGAACCACAAGGATTTCTTGTCATTGACAATGCGACTTCGCATGCAGAAGAGTTAGCAGAATTTATTCAGATGATTGAAGAAGACGATACGTTTGAAACTGTATTACTAGCCTTTCAAAAAGGAGCGTTTGTAGCACGAAAAAAATAA